One window of the Leptolyngbya iicbica LK genome contains the following:
- a CDS encoding two-partner secretion domain-containing protein, protein MNDTSGIDVRKAPQTLPAKLRQRCGALLSIASPLLIHGVAIAQPIPDNSLGDESSLVTGDVMNGLPAFLIEGGAQRSQNLFHSFLEFGIENGQQVYFADPLGVENIFSRVTGDQASIIDGLLGIAGTADLYFLNPNGVMFGPDASLDIAGSLFVSTADNFTFADGTTYAANPEAGDSILTVSIPLGLQTGVPPQGEIRNAANLQLPAGESLTLLGNQVEQTGAIAVPAGTVRLLGDRVRLTDTADLDVSGERGGGLMQIGGDFQGQGTVPTASQTQVAAGGTLRADAIAQGDGGTIIVWADDTTEFAGFASARGGELAGDGGLIEVSGAATLSYTGQADASAPVGTVGTLLLDPTDIVVNIPEAIAISGSLANVLLQADRDITFNANIALTAPGVGLTAEAGRDININRAIEARGTGDLRFVAGRNINYSNVTAFTWSYGGDIDLIADGTISLLDASQADTAPFTGDSGDLTVTATNLILTDGAQLKTGPFFDGAGGDIAVNVSDTVSISGVGTDNSFNFGQSGFISRSLVNFSTGTSGDIEVNAPNLLLFDGGAISAENINGQPGGDITVNAPNQIQLLGESAAAPGFRSSISASTNAGGNGGNVTLATNRLSMTDGAFVGASALGLFGNGGTIDVTAHDISISGTSQAGETSGFLNRTLGFGNAGDLTIRQAKDVSIRDGGSIDLSAQLFGRSGTLNLETEDLTLDRGSVLVNSIFGDAGQVNVNASGTFLVTNDSVFSGDIFAAGNGSVFDIRANDLVVNNRSFISTATFGAGGGSNLSIRANTVEVANNGFISTGTLVGTGDGGNLSVRADRVLVDRGLIEANSFGDGNAGAVFVEANDLTIRNQGEVAARGFLETSGTGDITINARTVQLEDEGKIIVSAPSTNGGNIFLTARDRLILRRQSLISANAGDPLGLIVPPPGTGNGGNITINTPFIIAIPGENSDITASASLGNGGNVSITARALFGIEFRDRLTPLSDITATSDFGLNGTVNIATADTTAIENNLSELPDLPLSTDLLVAGSCLVADGTADGSFIVTGADGLPTNPSTGAIATFPTNTVRNIEEPEPAAWQPGDPIQEPSGVYQLSNGRLVLSHECGER, encoded by the coding sequence ATGAACGACACTTCAGGGATAGATGTTCGCAAAGCCCCTCAAACATTACCAGCCAAACTACGACAACGATGCGGTGCTCTGCTGAGCATTGCATCACCACTTTTGATTCATGGCGTGGCGATCGCCCAACCGATACCCGACAACAGCTTGGGTGACGAAAGCTCCCTCGTGACTGGCGATGTCATGAATGGCTTGCCCGCTTTCTTGATTGAAGGGGGGGCACAGCGATCGCAAAATCTCTTCCATAGTTTTTTAGAGTTCGGCATTGAGAATGGGCAACAGGTTTATTTTGCCGATCCGCTGGGCGTCGAGAACATCTTTTCCCGCGTGACAGGAGATCAAGCTTCGATTATTGATGGGCTATTGGGCATTGCGGGCACTGCCGACCTGTATTTCTTGAATCCGAATGGGGTGATGTTTGGCCCTGACGCCAGTTTAGACATTGCCGGGTCGCTGTTTGTCAGCACTGCTGATAATTTCACCTTTGCCGACGGCACGACCTATGCCGCCAATCCTGAAGCGGGCGATTCGATTTTGACGGTCAGCATTCCCCTGGGCTTGCAGACAGGGGTACCGCCCCAGGGCGAGATTCGGAATGCGGCGAATTTGCAACTGCCTGCTGGCGAGTCATTGACCCTATTGGGCAATCAGGTGGAGCAGACTGGGGCGATCGCCGTTCCCGCTGGAACCGTGCGACTGCTGGGCGATCGCGTACGCCTGACTGATACCGCTGACTTAGATGTCTCTGGCGAGCGGGGCGGGGGGCTGATGCAAATCGGAGGCGATTTTCAAGGCCAGGGAACCGTGCCGACTGCGAGCCAAACCCAGGTCGCAGCGGGGGGCACCTTGCGGGCCGATGCGATCGCCCAAGGTGACGGCGGCACCATTATCGTCTGGGCTGATGACACCACTGAATTCGCCGGATTTGCCAGCGCTCGGGGCGGAGAGTTGGCTGGCGATGGCGGTTTGATCGAAGTATCCGGTGCAGCCACCCTGAGCTATACCGGACAAGCCGATGCCAGTGCGCCCGTGGGGACTGTGGGAACATTGCTGCTCGACCCCACTGATATTGTGGTAAACATTCCCGAAGCGATCGCCATTAGTGGGTCTTTGGCAAACGTCCTGCTGCAGGCGGATCGCGACATTACGTTCAACGCCAATATTGCGCTCACAGCTCCAGGGGTGGGGCTCACCGCAGAAGCTGGACGAGACATCAATATTAATCGGGCGATCGAGGCGCGGGGCACGGGAGATCTGCGCTTCGTCGCTGGACGCAACATTAATTACAGCAACGTCACGGCCTTTACTTGGAGCTACGGTGGCGACATTGACCTCATCGCAGATGGCACCATCTCGCTACTGGACGCTAGCCAAGCCGATACAGCTCCTTTCACTGGTGATAGCGGCGATCTGACTGTCACAGCGACTAATCTCATTCTGACGGATGGGGCACAGCTCAAAACTGGGCCTTTTTTTGACGGGGCTGGCGGCGATATTGCGGTCAATGTCAGTGACACGGTCAGCATTTCCGGTGTGGGTACCGACAACTCGTTTAACTTTGGTCAGTCTGGTTTCATCAGTCGTAGTTTGGTCAATTTCAGTACGGGCACGAGTGGCGACATTGAGGTGAATGCTCCCAACTTGTTGTTGTTTGATGGGGGGGCAATCTCAGCGGAAAACATTAACGGCCAGCCAGGCGGGGATATCACGGTCAATGCCCCGAATCAGATTCAACTCCTTGGCGAATCGGCAGCGGCCCCTGGTTTTCGCAGCAGCATTTCAGCCTCAACGAACGCGGGCGGAAATGGCGGTAACGTGACGCTCGCCACTAATCGCCTCTCAATGACGGATGGCGCATTTGTCGGGGCTAGCGCGTTAGGACTATTTGGCAATGGCGGCACGATTGACGTCACCGCCCATGACATTAGCATTAGCGGCACATCCCAGGCGGGCGAAACGAGTGGCTTCCTGAATCGCACCCTGGGATTTGGCAATGCCGGAGACCTCACCATTCGTCAGGCTAAGGACGTCAGCATTCGTGATGGGGGTTCAATTGACCTCTCGGCACAGCTTTTTGGCCGTAGCGGCACACTCAATTTAGAGACAGAAGACCTGACCTTAGATCGAGGGTCAGTCCTGGTGAATAGCATTTTTGGCGATGCGGGGCAAGTCAATGTCAATGCTTCGGGCACCTTTTTGGTAACTAACGACAGTGTATTTTCGGGAGATATTTTTGCTGCCGGTAACGGGAGTGTTTTTGATATCCGGGCTAATGATTTGGTTGTAAATAACCGCAGCTTTATTTCCACAGCGACGTTTGGCGCGGGCGGGGGCAGCAATTTATCGATTCGAGCAAACACGGTTGAAGTTGCCAACAACGGTTTCATCAGCACCGGTACGTTAGTCGGGACTGGCGACGGCGGTAACTTATCGGTGCGAGCGGATCGGGTCTTAGTGGATCGCGGCCTGATTGAAGCCAACTCTTTTGGGGATGGCAATGCAGGCGCAGTCTTTGTGGAAGCCAACGATCTGACAATTCGTAATCAGGGCGAAGTTGCGGCCAGAGGCTTTTTAGAAACCTCGGGAACGGGGGACATCACCATTAATGCACGCACCGTGCAGCTTGAAGATGAGGGCAAAATTATCGTTTCCGCGCCTTCAACGAACGGCGGTAACATTTTTCTGACTGCCCGCGATCGCCTCATCCTCCGTCGTCAATCGCTGATCTCTGCCAATGCGGGCGATCCTCTCGGGCTAATTGTGCCGCCCCCCGGCACGGGCAACGGCGGCAACATCACCATCAACACCCCGTTCATCATTGCGATACCGGGGGAGAATAGCGACATTACGGCCAGTGCCTCGCTAGGCAACGGCGGCAACGTCAGCATTACGGCACGGGCGCTATTTGGCATTGAGTTTCGCGATCGCCTCACCCCCCTCAGCGACATTACCGCCACCTCTGACTTTGGCCTCAACGGCACGGTCAACATCGCCACGGCTGATACTACCGCCATTGAAAACAACCTGTCAGAACTCCCCGATTTGCCTTTGAGTACCGACTTGCTGGTGGCGGGCAGTTGCCTAGTCGCTGATGGCACGGCGGATGGCAGCTTTATCGTCACCGGGGCAGATGGATTGCCGACGAATCCCAGCACGGGGGCGATCGCGACCTTCCCCACCAACACCGTCCGCAACATCGAGGAACCGGAACCAGCTGCCTGGCAGCCCGGCGACCCCATCCAAGAACCCTCTGGTGTCTATCAACTCAGTAACGGTCGCCTCGTGCTCAGCCACGAATGTGGAGAACGTTAA